GCAGCTCATGGATCCGCAATCCAAGGCAATAACAGTTCAGGCTAATCCTCATAAGTGTGGTCTTGGTAAATGGCTTTACTCCGCAAAAATCAAGGATATGGGCAAGCAGCATCCTGAATTCGGGGCTCTATTAAATAAAGTTTATGAGCCGCACACCAAGCTGCACGATACGGTTAAGGTTCTTAATTCGTATCTTGCGCGCGGGGACCGCGAAGGGGCTCAAAGATATTTTTCGGAAAATGTGGAAAAATACGCTAATGAAACTTTGGGTAGAATTGATTCTTTAATTGAGTGGCATGAAAACGAACTTAAACTTCTTGCTGAAGCAACAAATATTTATGCCACAGTAACAGCTCCCGCACTTGTTGCGGTGCAGGGTATTCTAACTGAAGTGCGCGGAGTAGTAGCCGACAACATTATGACCGATCAGGAAATGCTTGATGCAGCAGCAGCTACTAGGCAGATCATCATTATAGTCAGCGCGATCGCTTTCATTATCGGCATTCTTATGGCCTGGATTATCGCCCAAGGAATTCTTGGTCCCCTGAATAAGGGACTGGTATTTGTGGCTGAGGTCAGCGAAGGAGATCTCTCCGCAGATGTGGATCTACAGCGTAAGGATGAGCTTGGTAAACTTGCAGACGGCATGCGCAATATGGTTAACAGGTTGCGTAATGTTGTCGGTGATGTGAATAATGCTTCAGACAGCGTAGCCAGCGGCAGCGAAGAGCTTTCAGCTTCAGCAGAAAGTCTCTCGCAGGGTGCAACCGAGCAGGCTGCCTCTATTGAAGAGGTTTCATCTTCCATGGAAGAGATGGCAGCCAATATTAAGCAGAATGCTGAAAATGCCGTCCAAACCGAAGGCGTTGCTGAAAAATCCCAGTCTCAGGCTTCTCAGAGTGCAGACGCTGTGGGTGAGGCTGTGCAGGCCATGAAGAGCATTGCCGAGAAGATCATGATTATTGAAGAGATTGCCCGCCAGACCAATCTGCTGGCACTAAATGCCGCCATCGAGGCAGCAAGGGCAGGGGAGCACGGCAAGGGCTTTGCAGTCGTGGCTGCTGAGGTCCGCAAGCTTGCTGAGCGTAGTGGGATTGCCGCTGCTGAAATAAGCGACCTTTCCTCGTCTTCTGTTGTGGTAGCGGAAAAGGCCGGGAATATGCTTCAGGAGTTGGTTCCCAGTATCAGCAGAACTGCCGAACTGGTGCAGGAGATCGCTGCTGCCAGTAATGAGCAGAATACCGGTGTCGGCCAGATCAACAAGGCTATCCAGCAGCTTGATACGGTCATCCAGCAGAATGCTTCGGCTTCTGAAGAAATGGCTTCCACCTCTGAAGAGCTTTCCCGTCAAGGGCAGCTTTTGCAGCAGGCCATGTCTTTCTTTAAGTTAAGCAGTCACCCGACTCCCATGCTTCCAGCAGGAAGGTCATCTGAAGATGATGGGTTTGATCGGTTTTAGGGGGGGGCGAAATTAAATGAAAAGGCGCATCCATAAGGGTGCGCCTTTTTTGGGTCTAATCGTAAACAGAAAAAGGGCATTTCATCTGACGATGAAATGCCCTTTTCTTTCAAAATGGTGGGTCGTGCTGGGCTCGAACCAGCGACTCTCTGCTTAAAAGGCAGATACTCTACCAACTGAGTTAACGACCCATATATTTTAAAGCGCGTCTATCTAAACTAGCTGTTAGCCTGATGTTTGTCAAGCAGTTTGTAATGATTTAAGATGGATCGCCGTTTTGAAAGATCAGTCCCGCTTTTTGCGGGGTGTGTTCGCCGGAATGTTTGTTGGTGGGTCGTGCTGGGCTCGAACCAGCGACTCTCTGCTTAAAAGGCAGATACTCTACCAACTGAGTTAACGACCCATCCGTGCGAACGAAGAAGCTTTTATCCAGACAGCATCTTTCTGTCAACAAGAAAAATGAAAAAAGTTTGTTTTTTTTGTTTTGATGTTAGAATTTTGAGCCCGTAATATACCTTGGAAGGATGTTGGTGTGAGTTAAGCTGTTGAAATAAATACATAAAAACTAATAATGTTGACAAAAAGGTTTATTTTTCATATATTGTTTAAGTTGAGCGGGGTGCCGACTCCGTGCTCAGCAATAAATTATGGAGGAATTCTATAAATGACACGTAAAGATCGTACCGAAGGCATCTACAGCCGTCGTGAAGTACTTGATGAAGGTGAGAGACGCCAATATTGCGCTTTGCAGCTCAAGGAACTTCTGACCTATGCCTACCGTTATTCTGAAGATGTCAAAAAACGCTTCGACAGAGCACAGTTTCAGGTCGATAAGTTTAAAGAACTTGCGGACCTTAAACATATACCTATCTTAAAAAAGAAAGAACTGATCTTTCTGCAATCCATGGGACCCCGTCTCGGCGGACTCTTGACCAAAGATCTCGGTGAATTGCGCCGTATCTTTTTGTCTCCCGGTCCCATCTTCGATCCCGAAGACCGCTCCGAGGACTATTGGGGTTGGACTGAAGGTTTCTACGCTGCCGGTTTCCGTTCCGGGGACGTGGCTCAGATTACCTTCAACTACCATCTTGCTCCTGCCGGGCTGATGTTTGAAGAGCCCCTGCGCAACCTTAACTGCGCGGTTATTCCTGCTGGTCCCGGTTCCACCAATAGCCAGCTTGAAATCATGCAGAAGCTGCGTGTTACCGGTTATGTCGGTACCCCCAGTTACCTTATGCATCTGGCTCAGAAGGCGGAAGAAGCCGGCTTGAATCTGCGTAAGGATCTGTATCTTGAAGTGGCGTTTGTTACCGGGGAAAAATTCTCCGAGAAAATGCGTTCCGATCTGGAGAAGAAATTCGATCTGATCATGCGTCAGGGTTATGGAACTGCAGATGTAGGTTGTATCGGTTATGAGTGCTACCACAAGAACGGGTTGCACATTACCAACCGTGCTTTTGTTGAAATTTGCCATCCTGATACCGGTATCCCGCTCAAGGACGGCGAGGTTGGCGAAATCGTCATTACCGCTTTCAACAAAACTTACCCGCTGATCAGGCTCGCCACCGGTGACCTGAGTTACATCGACCGCAGTCCCTGTCCTTGCGGACGTTCCACACCGCGTCTCGGCAATATTGTCGGTCGTGTGGATACCACCGCACGTATTAAGGGCATGTTCGTTTACCCCCATCAGGTTGAACAGGTCATGGCTCATTTCGAAGAAGTCAAACGCTGGCAGATCGAAGTTACCAACCCCGGCGGAATCGATGAGATGGTCCTTAATATTGAGGTCTCAAACTTCAAGCGTGAAGATGAGCTGCTGCACATGTTCCGCGAGAAGATTAAGCTGCGCCCGATCCTCAAAGTCCTGACTCCCGGCTCTTTGCCTCCGCAGATCAGACCTATTGAAGATAAGCGTAACTGGGATTAGCCCGGGTATGATTCGTAATACCGTTAACAAGTGCGCAAGGACCGTTCTGGTCCTTTGCGCACTTTTTTTTGTGCTTGGCGGCTGTGTGAAGAAAAACGTTCCACCTGAGATGGCAGTATCCTTTTTGCCCTGTTCTGGAGATTTTCTTGATCCGGTGGGCGATCCTTTATCGTTTGGTAAGCTCATGGCCGAAGCGTCAAAGGCTGATTATGTGCTTATCGGCGAAGGACACACCAGTATCTGCGACCATAAGGCCCAGTTTGAGATAATTGAGGGGCTTACCCGCGGGCATGCAAAGGTTGCCGTCGGTCTTGAAATGGTCACCGCTCAGAAGCAGGATATTTTGAACCGTTTTAATCTCGGACAGATTCCGGTGTCAGAACTTTCCAAGGAACTGGATTGGAAAAATGGCTGGCGTTACGATTTCGGCATGTTCAAACCCATTTTCGATTTGGCGGAAAAACGCAGGTTGACCGTGGGCGGACTTAATTTTCCTTTCCGTCTGGTCAAAGAGGTCCGTGAAAAAGGTCTTGAAGGGCTTTCTCCGGAGGACCGGGCCATGCTGCCGAGCGAAGTTATCTCTCCCGCGCCTGAACAGGAGGAGGGATTAAAAGAGGTGCTGGCAATGCATCAGGGCCGCGATGCCTCTGATCCTAAGCAGATAGAACGTTTTTTTCTCGTACAGTCCCTCTGGGATACGGGCATGGCTGAAAAGGCCGTGCAGCTGCGGAAAAGTTCCGGCCATCCGGTGGTTATCCTTGCCGGGGGCGGGCATGTTGAGCACGGCTGGGGCATTCCCCGTAGGCTCAAAGTCCTTGACCCGCAGGCCAAGGTTATGACCATCATGCCTTGGCGGGGTGATGAATTTTATCCTACAGCTGCGGATTCCTATTTTTATTGCCCACCGTCCTATGAAAGTCGCATGGGTATGACCATTGAAATGCGTCAGGGCCGGGCGGTAATCACTGCTGTGAAGCGGGACCGCAAGGGTTATAAGAAAGGTCTGCGTCCCGGGGACATCATTGCCAAAGCGCAGGGAATTCCCGTAACCAGTCTTATGGCTATGCACATGGCCGGGTCCAAGGCCCATAAGAAAGACAAACCGCTTGTCTTCACCATTGATCGTCGCGGCGAACTCTTTGATCTTGATATGGGCAGGCTGACCCGCATGAAGAAAGATAAATAAGATATTTCAGGAAGTGTAAAATGCCAGAATTGCCGGAAGTAGAAGTAATATCCCGTGGTCTTGCCAAGTCTCTTGAAGGCAAGACAATTGAATCTGTTAAAATTCTCAACCACAGTTCTGTGAAAATGCCGTGGTATCTTTTTTCTTCCCGCGTTGCCGGGGAGAAGATTACCCGCATCCATCGCCGTGCAAAGTTATTGATTATGGATTTTGGCGAAGATTTGCACGTGACCTTTCATCTCAAGATGACCGGACGGGTTTTGGCTCATGATGGTCCGACCACTCCTGAACCGCACACCCGTATCGTTTTTGGGCTTACCGACGGTGGTTCAATAGAATTTCACGATACCCGCAAGTTTGGTGAGGTGCGCGCCCTGAACAACGAAGAGCTTCAAGAGTGGGACTTTTACAAAAATCTTGGTCCCGAACCTCTGGAAGTAACAGCTGAGGAGCTTGCCGAACGCATCACCGGACGCAAGGCCCAGATCAAGGGCTTGCTGCTCAATCAGTCCGTGGTTGCCGGGGTTGGTAATATTTATGCTGATGAATCTTTGTTCCGTTCACACATTCATCCCAAAGCCAAAGCTTCCGATCTTTCCACTGAATCTCTGGTCAAGCTGTTCACTGAGCTGCAAGCGGTGCTCAAGCAGGCCATTCAGGAGAACGGCAGTTCGATCCGCGATTACGTAGACGCAGGCGGAGATGCCGGGGGATTTCAGAACAGTTTTAAAGTTTATGGTAAGAAAGGCGAAGCCTGTCCCGATTGCGGCAAAATCTTCGAAGGTGCAACAGTCGCCGGACGAACTTCTACTTTTTGCACTAATTGTCAGAAGATGAGTGATTAGTAATTTATGACAGCTGAATCCAGCAAAATAGT
The Marinifilum sp. JC120 DNA segment above includes these coding regions:
- a CDS encoding bifunctional DNA-formamidopyrimidine glycosylase/DNA-(apurinic or apyrimidinic site) lyase, whose protein sequence is MPELPEVEVISRGLAKSLEGKTIESVKILNHSSVKMPWYLFSSRVAGEKITRIHRRAKLLIMDFGEDLHVTFHLKMTGRVLAHDGPTTPEPHTRIVFGLTDGGSIEFHDTRKFGEVRALNNEELQEWDFYKNLGPEPLEVTAEELAERITGRKAQIKGLLLNQSVVAGVGNIYADESLFRSHIHPKAKASDLSTESLVKLFTELQAVLKQAIQENGSSIRDYVDAGGDAGGFQNSFKVYGKKGEACPDCGKIFEGATVAGRTSTFCTNCQKMSD
- a CDS encoding PDZ domain-containing protein; translation: MIRNTVNKCARTVLVLCALFFVLGGCVKKNVPPEMAVSFLPCSGDFLDPVGDPLSFGKLMAEASKADYVLIGEGHTSICDHKAQFEIIEGLTRGHAKVAVGLEMVTAQKQDILNRFNLGQIPVSELSKELDWKNGWRYDFGMFKPIFDLAEKRRLTVGGLNFPFRLVKEVREKGLEGLSPEDRAMLPSEVISPAPEQEEGLKEVLAMHQGRDASDPKQIERFFLVQSLWDTGMAEKAVQLRKSSGHPVVILAGGGHVEHGWGIPRRLKVLDPQAKVMTIMPWRGDEFYPTAADSYFYCPPSYESRMGMTIEMRQGRAVITAVKRDRKGYKKGLRPGDIIAKAQGIPVTSLMAMHMAGSKAHKKDKPLVFTIDRRGELFDLDMGRLTRMKKDK
- a CDS encoding HAMP domain-containing protein, producing MSWKNLRLAYKFAVGFGSVLLLLVLLGGWSISGIGTIVGDAEEVIAGNKLRGDFVQKIVDHLNWASEVNRLLTDKDVHEIDIQVDPHKCGFGKWYYSEDRKKAEKLVPEIKPLLAKIEVHHNKLHKSAIEIEEKYEDVDPGLGSFLREKKADHLNWMISALKQLMDPQSKAITVQANPHKCGLGKWLYSAKIKDMGKQHPEFGALLNKVYEPHTKLHDTVKVLNSYLARGDREGAQRYFSENVEKYANETLGRIDSLIEWHENELKLLAEATNIYATVTAPALVAVQGILTEVRGVVADNIMTDQEMLDAAAATRQIIIIVSAIAFIIGILMAWIIAQGILGPLNKGLVFVAEVSEGDLSADVDLQRKDELGKLADGMRNMVNRLRNVVGDVNNASDSVASGSEELSASAESLSQGATEQAASIEEVSSSMEEMAANIKQNAENAVQTEGVAEKSQSQASQSADAVGEAVQAMKSIAEKIMIIEEIARQTNLLALNAAIEAARAGEHGKGFAVVAAEVRKLAERSGIAAAEISDLSSSSVVVAEKAGNMLQELVPSISRTAELVQEIAAASNEQNTGVGQINKAIQQLDTVIQQNASASEEMASTSEELSRQGQLLQQAMSFFKLSSHPTPMLPAGRSSEDDGFDRF
- a CDS encoding phenylacetate--CoA ligase family protein, which gives rise to MTRKDRTEGIYSRREVLDEGERRQYCALQLKELLTYAYRYSEDVKKRFDRAQFQVDKFKELADLKHIPILKKKELIFLQSMGPRLGGLLTKDLGELRRIFLSPGPIFDPEDRSEDYWGWTEGFYAAGFRSGDVAQITFNYHLAPAGLMFEEPLRNLNCAVIPAGPGSTNSQLEIMQKLRVTGYVGTPSYLMHLAQKAEEAGLNLRKDLYLEVAFVTGEKFSEKMRSDLEKKFDLIMRQGYGTADVGCIGYECYHKNGLHITNRAFVEICHPDTGIPLKDGEVGEIVITAFNKTYPLIRLATGDLSYIDRSPCPCGRSTPRLGNIVGRVDTTARIKGMFVYPHQVEQVMAHFEEVKRWQIEVTNPGGIDEMVLNIEVSNFKREDELLHMFREKIKLRPILKVLTPGSLPPQIRPIEDKRNWD